One genomic segment of Effusibacillus lacus includes these proteins:
- a CDS encoding flavin reductase family protein, with product MDKRELRYCFGRFATGVTVVTYAAEGERYGITVNSFTSVSLDPPLLLVSIDRQAKACNKLEGKPFVVNILSVGQEDLAMHFAGRPKEGVDIKWQDGEDSPRLDNILAWFECKPWQTYDGGDHVLYLGEIQNFHYRDGQPLVFYTGKFTSLPLAKEGLA from the coding sequence ATGGATAAACGGGAATTGCGATACTGCTTTGGTCGTTTTGCGACCGGTGTCACCGTGGTGACGTACGCTGCAGAGGGAGAACGATATGGGATAACGGTGAACTCGTTCACTTCAGTATCATTGGATCCGCCGTTGTTATTGGTTTCGATTGATCGGCAGGCCAAGGCTTGCAATAAACTCGAAGGGAAACCCTTTGTGGTGAACATTCTTTCGGTCGGACAGGAGGATCTTGCAATGCATTTTGCCGGTCGCCCGAAGGAAGGAGTTGATATAAAGTGGCAGGATGGAGAGGATTCGCCCAGATTGGACAATATCCTGGCTTGGTTCGAGTGTAAACCATGGCAGACTTATGACGGTGGTGATCATGTCCTCTATCTTGGAGAAATCCAAAACTTCCACTATCGGGACGGTCAGCCTTTGGTTTTCTACACCGGTAAGTTCACCAGCCTGCCACTTGCTAAGGAGGGGCTGGCATGA
- a CDS encoding 2-keto-4-pentenoate hydratase: MTLPIDEIASRLEQAWQTRVPIQPLSEESGLCTVEDAYAIQQSWVRRRLATGDRITGRKIGLTSKAMQQMMGVDEPDYGVLLNSFSIPVTRGVGEVDMSRLLQPRVEGEIAFLMKKPLRGPGVTINDVFNATEAVAAAVEIVDSRIRDWKIKLVDTVADNASSGAYALGSWHTRWQDLDLALAGMVLYVDGRIQSVGAGAAALGHPAVCVSWLANKLGEMGEGIEAGDIVLSGALAGAVSVQPGQNVCLQIAGLDAIMLQFPSIQEQR, from the coding sequence ATGACACTACCGATTGATGAGATTGCCAGTCGTTTGGAACAGGCCTGGCAAACACGCGTGCCTATTCAACCACTTAGCGAAGAGTCTGGACTTTGTACGGTAGAGGACGCCTACGCGATCCAGCAATCCTGGGTACGTCGCCGTTTGGCAACCGGAGACCGTATAACGGGTAGAAAAATCGGCTTAACCAGCAAAGCTATGCAGCAAATGATGGGGGTTGATGAGCCGGACTATGGTGTGCTGTTAAACAGTTTTTCCATACCCGTAACACGTGGTGTCGGAGAGGTAGATATGAGTCGCTTGCTCCAACCTCGTGTAGAGGGAGAGATTGCCTTTTTAATGAAAAAGCCGCTTCGAGGTCCGGGGGTAACGATAAATGATGTTTTCAACGCCACCGAAGCTGTGGCGGCAGCAGTCGAGATTGTCGACAGTCGTATTCGGGATTGGAAAATTAAGCTGGTTGATACAGTAGCTGACAATGCATCTTCAGGAGCTTATGCGCTTGGGTCATGGCACACGCGTTGGCAGGATCTGGATTTGGCGCTTGCGGGAATGGTGCTTTATGTTGACGGACGCATTCAGTCGGTAGGTGCCGGGGCAGCGGCCCTTGGGCATCCAGCTGTATGTGTATCTTGGTTGGCAAATAAACTTGGTGAGATGGGAGAAGGAATTGAAGCAGGGGACATTGTCCTTTCAGGTGCGTTGGCCGGTGCTGTATCCGTACAACCAGGCCAAAACGTGTGTTTGCAGATTGCCGGTCTTGACGCAATCATGTTGCAGTTTCCTTCCATACAAGAACAAAGGTGA
- a CDS encoding acetaldehyde dehydrogenase (acetylating), producing MVKVGIIGSGNIGTDLMYKILRSSSLELSLMAGVDPDSEGLSRARSMGIPTSTESIDAILADKEIQIVFDATSAKAHLTHAPLLKEAGKIAIDLTPASVGDPVVPVVNLNADLPLDNISLITCGAQATVPMVYAVSRVAEVNYAEIVATVSSRSAGPGTRANIDEFTRATARSLEQVGGAKRGKALIILNPAEPPIMMTNTIYVNVLKGVEATIVNSVNEMVAEVQKYVPGYKLKVPPLVEHSPTGEGIMVTIMVEVEGAGDYLPKYAGNLDIITSAAVRVAEKLGKERVTVS from the coding sequence ATGGTAAAAGTGGGGATTATTGGATCCGGAAATATCGGAACTGACCTAATGTACAAAATACTTCGAAGTTCATCGTTGGAACTGTCCCTAATGGCGGGTGTTGATCCTGATTCAGAAGGTCTGTCGAGGGCACGGTCAATGGGGATTCCAACCAGTACCGAATCGATCGATGCCATTTTGGCCGATAAAGAGATTCAGATTGTCTTTGATGCCACTTCAGCCAAGGCACATTTAACTCACGCTCCTCTACTTAAAGAGGCAGGCAAGATTGCTATTGATCTTACTCCAGCTTCAGTAGGGGATCCGGTTGTGCCTGTTGTCAATCTCAACGCCGATCTTCCTCTGGATAACATCAGTCTGATTACTTGCGGTGCACAGGCTACAGTACCTATGGTTTACGCTGTCAGTAGGGTGGCAGAAGTGAATTACGCCGAGATAGTGGCAACCGTATCTTCGAGAAGTGCAGGTCCCGGAACGCGGGCAAATATTGATGAATTTACTCGGGCAACGGCCCGGTCTCTCGAGCAGGTTGGCGGTGCTAAACGCGGAAAAGCATTGATTATTCTCAATCCGGCGGAGCCTCCTATCATGATGACGAACACCATCTACGTGAATGTCCTGAAGGGGGTGGAGGCAACCATTGTGAATTCGGTCAATGAGATGGTAGCAGAAGTTCAAAAATATGTTCCGGGATACAAATTAAAAGTTCCGCCGCTTGTTGAACATTCTCCCACGGGGGAAGGAATCATGGTTACCATCATGGTCGAAGTTGAGGGAGCTGGCGATTACCTGCCCAAGTATGCAGGCAATCTCGATATCATAACCTCTGCGGCAGTACGGGTTGCGGAGAAACTTGGCAAAGAGCGTGTAACGGTTTCCTGA
- a CDS encoding aldehyde dehydrogenase, which yields MQYEVQHFINGKFVNGGDRFEVYYPATGEVLGTAPDGGQAEVNAAVEAAKQAFEKWSRTKPSERRQILNRFADLIRKHSDELARIETLDVGRPISENSRHYLERVAANISFFADFVTMIGSESYPMENGYINYVLRQPVGVAALITPWNVPLLLETWKIGPALAFGNTVVLKPAEWTPLGAWKLAQIAQEADLPPGVFNVVHGHGPNSAGEFLTTHPDVALVSFTGETTTGQTIMRAGAATLKRYSFELGGKGANIIFEDADIARALEIAKKAAFFNQGEFCLAGSRIFVQKSIYDRFVSEFIELTKKIKVDDPMDPKTEMGALIAPEHLDRVLGFVQAAKQDGNEVLVGGEQLILPGSLSKGNYMMPTVIAAGFQDKICLDEVFGPVVTVTPFETEEEVIEWANGTRYGLSGVVQTRDVSRAHRVAAAMKVGTVWVNDFFVRDLRVPFGGMKYSGIGREGGHYSMEFYTELVNICVAI from the coding sequence GTGCAATATGAAGTTCAACATTTTATTAATGGAAAATTCGTAAACGGTGGTGATCGGTTCGAAGTGTATTATCCTGCAACAGGTGAAGTGCTCGGAACGGCTCCTGACGGAGGACAGGCGGAAGTAAACGCGGCAGTCGAAGCGGCGAAACAAGCGTTTGAAAAGTGGTCTCGTACGAAGCCATCGGAAAGAAGACAAATTTTGAATCGGTTTGCCGATTTAATTCGTAAGCACTCCGACGAACTCGCCCGGATTGAGACTCTCGATGTGGGCCGTCCAATTTCCGAGAACAGTCGTCACTATCTTGAGCGTGTGGCCGCCAATATTAGCTTTTTTGCTGATTTTGTCACCATGATAGGATCAGAAAGTTACCCGATGGAAAACGGTTACATTAACTATGTGCTCCGTCAACCTGTTGGCGTTGCGGCCCTCATTACCCCCTGGAATGTTCCCCTTTTGCTCGAAACCTGGAAAATTGGTCCTGCACTGGCTTTTGGGAATACGGTCGTGTTGAAACCTGCAGAATGGACTCCTCTTGGAGCCTGGAAGCTGGCTCAAATTGCGCAAGAAGCGGACCTTCCGCCCGGTGTCTTCAATGTGGTGCACGGTCACGGACCTAACAGTGCCGGTGAATTTCTTACAACACATCCTGATGTTGCTCTTGTCTCTTTTACCGGGGAAACCACTACCGGACAAACGATCATGCGTGCCGGAGCGGCTACTCTTAAGCGATATTCGTTTGAGTTGGGTGGCAAGGGAGCCAATATTATTTTTGAGGATGCGGATATTGCGCGTGCGTTGGAGATTGCGAAAAAGGCGGCTTTCTTTAATCAAGGGGAATTTTGTTTGGCGGGTTCGCGTATCTTCGTCCAAAAATCCATCTATGATCGATTTGTGTCTGAGTTTATTGAACTGACGAAGAAGATAAAAGTTGATGATCCAATGGATCCAAAGACCGAAATGGGTGCTTTGATTGCGCCTGAACATCTTGACCGGGTACTGGGTTTTGTTCAAGCCGCGAAACAAGATGGCAACGAGGTACTTGTTGGCGGGGAACAACTGATACTCCCGGGTTCTCTGAGTAAGGGAAATTACATGATGCCAACAGTCATAGCTGCCGGATTTCAAGACAAGATTTGTCTGGACGAAGTTTTTGGTCCTGTGGTGACGGTTACACCCTTTGAGACCGAAGAAGAAGTCATCGAATGGGCCAATGGAACCCGTTACGGGTTGAGTGGAGTGGTGCAGACACGCGATGTCAGCAGGGCCCACCGAGTGGCCGCAGCCATGAAAGTCGGTACGGTATGGGTAAATGATTTCTTTGTTCGCGATCTGCGGGTCCCCTTTGGTGGCATGAAATATAGTGGAATCGGGCGGGAAGGCGGCCACTATAGCATGGAATTCTACACTGAGCTGGTAAATATCTGCGTTGCTATCTAA